From one Silene latifolia isolate original U9 population unplaced genomic scaffold, ASM4854445v1 scaffold_394, whole genome shotgun sequence genomic stretch:
- the LOC141639441 gene encoding uncharacterized protein LOC141639441: MDLQKAYDSIEWNFLEQMLTILKFPDKFKKLVMVVMFATQKWHFRYHPLCRSLKVTHLLFADDLPLFCKGDTRLIMLMLRAFSTFSATSGLIVNVAKSEVVFAGISDVLKHDILQISGFQEGRLSFKYLEIPIQSGRLTRQDYNILMERIVTRASIFLIPKMIIRKIVAICRNYLWDGGTEYHRAPLVAWSTICCNKKSGGLVVKDAEKWNIATVGKHVNWIYTKADRLWVQWIDHIYMKGNDQSVSDRRSIPKHAFIAWLVYHKALNTREKLYAIGICDSANCWLQLKLHYDWKHSQLQQHVCRMAKLACWYNIWMERNKCRLDLQLTMLDGIVKDVKKLIHARVNQMIMQPVTNFDQKWLTCLDILF, encoded by the exons ATGGACCTCCAAAAAGCTTATGATTCCATTGAATGGAATTTTTTAGAGCAGATGTTGACAATATTGAAATTTCCTGATAAGTTTAAGAAACTAGTTATG GTTGTGATGTTTGCAACTCAGAAATGGCACTTCAGATATCACCCCCTTTGTAGGAGCCTCAAGGTGACTCATTTATTATTTGCTGATGATCTCCCGCTGTTTTGTAAAGGGGATACTAGATTAATTATGCTTATGCTTAGAGCCTTCTCTACATTCTCTGCCACTTCTGGTTTAATTGTGAATGTGGCTAAGTCTGAGGTGGTATTTGCTGGGATTTCTGATGTTCTGAAACATGATATTTTACAAATCTCAGGCTTTCAAGAAGGAAGGTTATCTTTTAAGTACCTTGAAATTCCTATTCAGTCAGGTAGACTCACAAGGCAGGATTATAATATCTTGATGGAAAGGATAGTTACCAGG GCTTCAATATTTCTAATTCCTAAAATGATAATCAGGAAGATAGTTGCTATTTGCAGGAATTATTTATGGGATGGGGGCACTGAGTATCACAGGGCTCCTCTGGTGGCTTGGTCCACTATTTGCTGCAACAAGAAATCAGGTGGTCTGGTTGTTAAAGATGCTGAAAAATGGAACATTGCAACTGTTGGAAAGCATGTGAATTGGATCTATACTAAGGCTGATAGACTGTGGGTTCAATGGATAGATCATATCTATATGAAAGGGAATGACCAATCTGTCTCGGATAGACGGAGCATCCCTAAACATGCCTTCATAGCCTGGCTAGTTTATCATAAGGCCCTCAATACCAGGGAGAAGTTATATGCTATTGGAATCTGTGACTCTGCGAATTGT TGGCTGCAACTTAAACTGCACTATGATTGGAAGCACTCTCAGTTGCAACAACATGTTTGTAGAATGGCTAAGTTGGCTTGCTGGTATAACATATGGATGGAAAGGAACAAATGTCGGCTGGATTTGCAGCTAACTATGCTTGACGGAATTGTGAAAGATGTGAAGAAATTGATTCATGCTCGAGTCAATCAGATGATTATGCAACCAGTTACTAACTTTGATCAGAAATGGCTTACATGTTTAGACATTTTGTTTTAG